The genomic DNA TGCGGAAATGCCGCTCACCCTCACGCATCAGCGCCACCGTGTATTTGCGCCCATTGAGCAGGCACATCTGCGCGGTTTCGTGGGTTTGGCTGACAATTTCCTGCAAGGCGAAATCGGCTTCGCGGGTCAGGTCGAAATGGCGCAAGTGCGCCTGACCAAGGAAATACAGCTGACGGCCGAGGTAAACGTGACCGTCCTTGCCCACCGTTTCGAGGATGCGCCGCTCGAGCAGCGACGCAACCAGTTCGTAGACGGTGGATTTGGGGCTGCCAATGCCGCTGGCAATATCATTCGGGCGCAGGGGCTGGCCGATTTCCTTGAGAAAATCGAGGATATCGAACGCACGGTCCAGTCCTTTGGCGCGGCGCTTGATGGTGTCTTCGGTCATGGCAGTGTGGGTCCGGTCAAAGGTATGTACTGCATAGGCGATCCCCTGTGGGAACGGGCTTGCCCGTGATTGCGGTGGGTCAAGGGTGGATGGGCCGACTGACACTCCGCTATCGCAGGCAAGCCAGCTCCCACATGGGATCGTTGGCGGCCTTAAGGTCGGGGCAATTTAGCCTTTTTTCTTGTACGCCACGCAATCAATCTCCACCTTGCAATCGACCATCATGTTGGCTTGCACACAGGCGCGCGCCGGGGCGTGTTCCGGGGTGAAGTATTCGCCGAAGACCTTGTTGAAACTCCAGAAGTCCCGTGGGTCTTCCAGCCAGACGCCAACGCGTACGACATCTTTCAATTCGTAACCGGCCTCTTCGAGAATGGCCACCACATTGCGCATGGTCTGGCGGGTTTGCTCGATGATGCCGCCCTGGACGATTTCACCGTCCACCGCCGGCACCTGGCCCGAGACGTAGAGCCAGCCGTCGGCTTCCACCGCACGGGCGAAAGGACGTGGCTGGCCGCCGCCGGCGGTGCTGCCGGTGCCGTAACGAGTAATGCTCATAAAATAACTCCTGAAATTAAAAACGGATGTTCTTCAAAAATTCCGCCAGGCGCGGCGATTGCGGGCGTTCGAAGATGTCCTTCGAGGTGCCCTGTTCTTCAATGCGGCCCTGGTTCATGAATACGATCTTGTCGGACACTTCATAGGCAAAGCGCATTTCATGGGTGACCAGCAACATGGTCATGCCCTCTTCCGCCAGGCCCTTGATCACGCTCAGCACTTCGCCCACCAACTCCGGGTCGAGGGCCGAGGTGACCTCGTCGAACAGCATCAGGCTGGGGTTCATCGCAATGGCACGGGCAATCGCCACACGCTGTTGCTGGCCGCCGGACAACTGACCGGGGAAGTGATTACGACGTTCCAGCAGGCCCACGCGGTCCAGCCATTTTTCGGCCAGGGCCACGGCTTCGTCCTTGCCCATTTTCTTGACCTTGAGCAGGCCGAGGGTG from Pseudomonas tolaasii NCPPB 2192 includes the following:
- a CDS encoding amino acid ABC transporter ATP-binding protein — its product is MNQPQSNQPLLNIRGLRKQYGQVEVLKGVDLSMQRGNVVTLIGSSGSGKTTLLRCVNLLEEFQGGQITLDGESIGYSEIAGKRVRHPERVIAQHRAMTGMAFQQFNLFPHLTALQNVTLGLLKVKKMGKDEAVALAEKWLDRVGLLERRNHFPGQLSGGQQQRVAIARAIAMNPSLMLFDEVTSALDPELVGEVLSVIKGLAEEGMTMLLVTHEMRFAYEVSDKIVFMNQGRIEEQGTSKDIFERPQSPRLAEFLKNIRF
- a CDS encoding RidA family protein, which produces MSITRYGTGSTAGGGQPRPFARAVEADGWLYVSGQVPAVDGEIVQGGIIEQTRQTMRNVVAILEEAGYELKDVVRVGVWLEDPRDFWSFNKVFGEYFTPEHAPARACVQANMMVDCKVEIDCVAYKKKG
- a CDS encoding IclR family transcriptional regulator; translated protein: MTEDTIKRRAKGLDRAFDILDFLKEIGQPLRPNDIASGIGSPKSTVYELVASLLERRILETVGKDGHVYLGRQLYFLGQAHLRHFDLTREADFALQEIVSQTHETAQMCLLNGRKYTVALMREGERHFRISSDIGENAPIPWTASGRLLLGHLSDQQIIDLIDHDDFILPDGQRLPLETFLAQIRQATLDGFFSFDSVADTFTHCFAAPVRDGQGISIATLCIVAPRADAIKNYNDYRRVLIDSANNLARRINE